Sequence from the Kineosporia succinea genome:
GCACCCGCTGCGCGGTGGCAAGCAGCCGCGCATCCTGTACGGCTCGCAGGTGTCCACCCGTCCGCCGCGGTTCGTGCTGTTCACGAGCGGGTTCTTCGAGGCCGGCTACCGCCGGTTCATCGAGCGGCGGCTGCGTGAGTCGTTCGGGTTCGAGGGCACGCCGATCGAGGTGTCCGTGCGTCCGCGCGAGAAGCGTTCGAAGAAGAAGTAAAAGCCGATCGCCAATGGTGGACGCGCCGGGAGACGCGAGTCTCCCGGCGCGTCCACCATTGCTGGTTCTGGTTCAACTGCTCGTGGCCATCGGCTGCGGGGCACCACTCGGGGGAGTGCCACCGCTCGGCGGGGTGCCGCCCTGACCGGGGGCGCCGCTCGGGGGAGTGCCGCCCTCGCCGCCACCCCCACCGGGTGCGGCGGCCGCGCTCTCCTCGCTGACGGGATCGATCGCGGCGGTCAGCGTGGCCACGTACCCCTTGTCGACGCTCCCGGTCACCGTCGCGTTCTCGTTGCCGTCCTCGTCGTCACTGAAGACGTTGTCGGTGGCCAGCGTGACCTGCGCCTGGTTGCTGACGCTCTTGCTGTAGCCGTCGGTGGCGTAGACGGCGTTGTTGGTGTCCTCGGGCAGGGCCATCTGCGAGGTCTTGATGATGGTGCCCTCGCCGCTGGTCGCGTCGGCGACGGACTTGTAGACCTCGAAGTGGATGTGCGGCCAGCGACCGGTGTAGCAGGCGGGGTAGATGCTCTCGAACGAGACCGTGCCGTTCGCGTCGGTCTCCTGGATGCCGCGCAGGTAGTTCTCGTTCGTGATGCCCTCGGAGTAGAGGGAGTAGTTGCCGTCGCGGTCACAGTGCCACGCGTAGACCGCGGCCCCGGAGACGGCGGCGCCGGTCAGGTCGGTGACGGTGATCTCGAACGTCAGCGGAATGCCCTCCGCCGTCGTGGTCGAGTCGCCGAACGACGAGGTGATGTCCTTGCGCACGATGCCGGACTCGGTGCGCACGTCGACGCCGTTGGTGCCGTCGGCCGGGTAGGGGCCGTTGGTCTCGGAGTCGATCTCGGCGATGCCGGTGCCTGCTTCGGTGGTGGTCGCCTCGGAGGAGGTACTGCTGCAGGCGCTGAGCACGAACAGCGCGCCGAGGCCGCCCAGCATCCGGCGCCGGGACATCGTCTTCAGGTCGAAGCTCAGGCCCTTGTCGTGCACGGCCCGCACGTAGGCGGCGTTGTCGGTGATCGGGTCGGGAAGGTCGGGGCTCACGGTGGGGCTCCTGGTGGTGTGTGCTGGTTTCTGGAGTGACACGAGCCAAGCAAGCTGATCTATGCGTCGGCTGTGGAATCCCTGTTCCTCACGTCCCGGCTGTCTGGGAGAACCCGGGGAGGTCGGGTGCGGACGCCTAGTCCACTAGAGTTGTGAGGTCAACCTCCCGGAACCATGCAGATGTTGGGCGATATGAACGAGCATGAGGAGCGGCGGGACTCCGTCGACGAGATCGACCTGGACCAGTGGGTCAAGGTGTGGGACGAGAAGCGCACGTTCGAGGCCCACGGCCTCACGGCGCCCGAGCCCGGCCACGAAGAGGCTCTTGAGGGTCGCGACCAGCGCTCGTACATCGTCAGCATGTACCCGTACCCCTCCGGCGACCTGCACATGGGTCACGCCGAGGTGTACTCCATCAGCGACGTCATCGCCCGGTTCGACCGGCTGCGGGGCCTGAACACGCTGAACCCGATCGGCTGGGACTCCTTCGGCCTGCCCGCCGAGAACGCCGCGATCAAGCGTGACCTGCACCCGCGCACCTGGACCTACGACAACATCGCCGTGCAGGCAGCGTCGTTCAAGCGTCTGGGTGTCTCGTTCGACTGGCGCACGCGGCTGCACACCAGCGACCCCGAGTACTACCGCTGGAACCAGTGGATCTTCTTGAAGCTGTTCGACCAGGGCCTGGCCTACCGCAAGGCCTCGCCGGTCAACTGGTGCCCGAAAGACCACACCGTGCTGGCGAACGAGCAGGTCGTCCAGGGGGCGTGCGAGCGGTGCGGCACCCTGGTCGAGCGCCGCAACCTGACGCAGTGGTTCTTCCGCATCACCGACTACGCGCAGCGTCTGCTCGACGACATGGACCAGCTCAAGGGCACCTGGCCCGAAGACATCCTGGCCATGCAGCGCAACTGGATCGGCCGCTCGTCCGGTGCGCACGTCGACTTCACCATCGTGGGTCGTGACGAGCCGGTCCGCGTGTTCACCACGCGTCCCGACACCCTCTACGGCGCCACGTTCTTCGTGGTCGCGGCCGACGCGCCGCTGGCCCGCGAGCTGGTGACCGACGAGCACCGCGAGGCGCTCGAGACGTACATCGCCGCGCTGGGCGGCACGTCCGAGGTCGAGCGGATGGCCTCCGACCGCGCCAAGACCGGTGTGTTCCTCGGCTCGTACGCGGTCAACCCGGTCAACGGCGAGCAGATTCCGGTCTACGCGTCCGACTACGTGCTGGCCGACTACGGCACCGGCGCGCTGATGGCCGTTCCGGCGCACGACCAGCGTGACCTCGACTTCGCGAAGGCGATGGGGCTTCCGGTTCGCAAGGTCGTCGAGACCGGTGAGGAAGACCCTGCGGTTACGGGCGTGGCCACGGCCGCTCGCGGAACCATGGTCGGTTCCGGTGCTTTTGACGGTCTGCCGTCGGCGGAGGCCCTGCCCGCGATCATCGCGCACCTGGAGAAAGAGGGCCTGGGCGAGGGCGCGATCACCTACCGCCTGCGCGACTGGCTGCTGTCGCGGCAGCGGTTCTGGGGCACGCCGATCCCGATCATCCACTGTGACGACTGCGGCGAGGTCGGCGTGCCCGTCGACCAGCTGCCGGTGAAGCTGCCGGAGAGCGGTTTCTCGCTGAAGCCCGACGCGAACCAGTCGCCGCTGGGCACGGCCACCGAGTGGCTCAAGGTCGACTGCCCGCAGTGCGGCAAGCCGGCCCGGCGGGACACCGACACGATGGACACGTTCGTCGACTCGTCGTGGTACTACCTGCGTTTCCCGAACCCGGACTACGCCGAGGGGCCGTTCGACCCCGAGGGCGTCAAGCGCTGGCTGCCGGTCGATCACTACATCGGCGGCAAGGAGCACGCGAACCTGCACCTGCTGTACGCGCGCTTCATGACCAAGGCCCTGCACGACGCAGGTCTGCTGCACTTCGTGGAGCCCTTCCGGCGCCTGACCAACCAGGGTCAGGTGATCATGGAGGGCAAGGCGATGAGCAAGAGCCTGGGCAACATCGTCAACCTCCAGGAACAGATCGCTCAGTACGGTCCGGACGCGGTGCGCGTCACGATGATCTTCGCCGGCCCGCCGGAAGACGACATCGACTGGGCCACGGTCTCGCCGGCCGGTGCGGTGAAGTGGCTGAACCGGGTGCGACGCCTGGCTTCGGCGGTGCCTGTCTCGACCCTGGGCGCTGATGTGGCTTCGGGGGATGTCGCGGTGCGGCGCGGTGTGCACCGGCTGCTCGACGAGATCACGCAGAAGATGGAAGACGTGCGCCAGAACGTCGTCATCGCGCGGCTGATGGAGCTGACGACGCTGCTGCAGCAGGCGATCGACAAGGGGCCCGGTGCGGACGACCCGGCCGTGCGTGAGGGCGTGGAGAGTCTCGTCGTGGTGCTGTCCTGCTTCGCCCCGTTCACCGCTGACGACGCCTGGGTGAAGCTGGGCCACGAGCCCTCCGTCGCCACCACGTCGTGGCCGGTGGTCGACAAGGCGCTGACCGTCGACGACGAGGTCACCTGCGTGGTGCAGATCAACGGCAAGGTGAAGGCCCGTCTGCAGGTGCCGGCCGGGATCACCGAAGACGACCTGAAGGCCCTGAGCCTGGAGTCGGACGTGGTGCGCAAGGCGCTGGGTGACGCGACGATCGCGAAGGTGATCGTGCGGGCGCCGAAGCTGGTGAACATCGCACTCGCCCGCTGAGCCGTGGGGCACTCCGGACGGTGCGCGGAGCACCGTCCGGAGTGCGCTAAGCTAGCGGAGCACTCAGGGCGGGAAACCGGAACTGAGGGCGGGCTGTAGCGCAGCTTGGTAGCGCACCTGACTGGGGGTCAGGGGGTCGCAGGTTCAAATCCTGTCAGCCCGACAGACGCGGTTCGCCGCGAATAATGGCTCTGACCAGCAGAAATGCTGGTCAGAGCCATTATTTGTTTCTGGCGCTTCGCCCGGGCTGAGCGTTCCAATCTCGGAAGTACAGCAACCTAGTACAGCAACGGTTGCTCGCGCCCACCTTGACGGAGGCCTAGCTCTTGCCTGCATGAGCCGCTCTGTGGCACGTGGAGGCGAGGTTGGAGCGGAACAGCAGCAGGCCACCTAAGATTGCGGCGACTACTGCCAATGAGGTCTTACGCCCGTCGTGGTGCTGTCGGGTGACGATCGCGACAGAGGGGACTGTTTCGTGGCATTCGTAGGCAAGCCCAAGAAGGCCCAACAGCAATTTGAGACGCCTGAAGAGCTGTACTCGCGTGGGGCCTTACCTCGGACGAGCGACGCTGTCAGCTCCTTGTGGATCCATCAAGGAGATGTGCTGCGAGCTTACGCCAAGGAGCATGAGGGCATATCTGATCTTGCGCTCGAGCTCCCGACTGGCACCGGAAAAACACTCCCCGGCCTCTTAATCGCTGAATGGGTCCGGCGCCAGGCTAAGGGGCCAGTACTTTATGCGACTCCGACTAAACAACTTGCCCGCCAGGTCGCGTTTACGGCAGAAGCGGAGGGAATTTCAGCGCATCTGCTCATCGGAAGCCATCACAACTGGGACACAACTCACCAGAGCAATGTCGATAGCGGTGAAGCAATCGGAATTACGAACTATAGTTCCATATTCAACAGTAGCCCGAAATTGCCGCAACCTCACCTCATCGTTCTTGACGATGCGCACGCCGGTGAGCAATTTGTGGGAGAGCAATACGGTGTCAATATTCGCCGATATGAATCCGAAGAGGCCTACCTAGCTATACTTGAATCTCTACGCCCCTTCTTGTCGGGCCTGCAAATACAGCGTTTCCAAGGTCTACCCGATCCAGGGGCGCATCATCAGGTGCGCATGATTCTTCCCGCTGTTAACCCAGAAGCGCTGAGCAATCTAGATGCTGCGCTGGCGCGACTTGCTGAGCCATTCAAGTTTCAGCTGGCTATGATTCGAACAGGGTTGGCTGCATGCGCGGTTTATCTAT
This genomic interval carries:
- a CDS encoding intradiol ring-cleavage dioxygenase; its protein translation is MSPDLPDPITDNAAYVRAVHDKGLSFDLKTMSRRRMLGGLGALFVLSACSSTSSEATTTEAGTGIAEIDSETNGPYPADGTNGVDVRTESGIVRKDITSSFGDSTTTAEGIPLTFEITVTDLTGAAVSGAAVYAWHCDRDGNYSLYSEGITNENYLRGIQETDANGTVSFESIYPACYTGRWPHIHFEVYKSVADATSGEGTIIKTSQMALPEDTNNAVYATDGYSKSVSNQAQVTLATDNVFSDDEDGNENATVTGSVDKGYVATLTAAIDPVSEESAAAAPGGGGGEGGTPPSGAPGQGGTPPSGGTPPSGAPQPMATSS
- the leuS gene encoding leucine--tRNA ligase gives rise to the protein MNEHEERRDSVDEIDLDQWVKVWDEKRTFEAHGLTAPEPGHEEALEGRDQRSYIVSMYPYPSGDLHMGHAEVYSISDVIARFDRLRGLNTLNPIGWDSFGLPAENAAIKRDLHPRTWTYDNIAVQAASFKRLGVSFDWRTRLHTSDPEYYRWNQWIFLKLFDQGLAYRKASPVNWCPKDHTVLANEQVVQGACERCGTLVERRNLTQWFFRITDYAQRLLDDMDQLKGTWPEDILAMQRNWIGRSSGAHVDFTIVGRDEPVRVFTTRPDTLYGATFFVVAADAPLARELVTDEHREALETYIAALGGTSEVERMASDRAKTGVFLGSYAVNPVNGEQIPVYASDYVLADYGTGALMAVPAHDQRDLDFAKAMGLPVRKVVETGEEDPAVTGVATAARGTMVGSGAFDGLPSAEALPAIIAHLEKEGLGEGAITYRLRDWLLSRQRFWGTPIPIIHCDDCGEVGVPVDQLPVKLPESGFSLKPDANQSPLGTATEWLKVDCPQCGKPARRDTDTMDTFVDSSWYYLRFPNPDYAEGPFDPEGVKRWLPVDHYIGGKEHANLHLLYARFMTKALHDAGLLHFVEPFRRLTNQGQVIMEGKAMSKSLGNIVNLQEQIAQYGPDAVRVTMIFAGPPEDDIDWATVSPAGAVKWLNRVRRLASAVPVSTLGADVASGDVAVRRGVHRLLDEITQKMEDVRQNVVIARLMELTTLLQQAIDKGPGADDPAVREGVESLVVVLSCFAPFTADDAWVKLGHEPSVATTSWPVVDKALTVDDEVTCVVQINGKVKARLQVPAGITEDDLKALSLESDVVRKALGDATIAKVIVRAPKLVNIALAR